From Desulfobacterales bacterium, a single genomic window includes:
- a CDS encoding TolC family protein → MKNKKKMKLTLLMIILLSFIACSKHNKFAYNSVREEYPHLLCRENVSNSLTTFEGACSLNKPIFLTEAINIAIKNNPDVQMAYARINRTQAMLDQANSLFMPYIGLYSSYMQGDAPSAYLFKKIDQRMLQTNNFNDPGWFENFESGGKVMVNLFNGGKNIIDKKKAKNGLEISILDKQSVENELISSLTQTYYDYFAAQEYIKISEESVETVLAQLKVMKVKFEGGGALKSDILSLEVRLAEAKEEVVKSKNRLKMIHAAFANLIGVSPDTEITIIKEDIKSFKVPELYSEGMIYALENRPELESVKKQVVMARMEIESAKTQYLPKINLQGNYYYDDPDMQYSNSRKNWTVGFQMDWDLFTGFSTKAETKKALAMLEEAFGANRKVLLGIRLDVKNSYLKKEEAEERQKVAKQSVVMAEESLSLVKKQYEGGSVSVTRYLEAELAKNTSMIRATASFYDREKSIADIARAIGFLGKTFNQTLGK, encoded by the coding sequence ATGAAAAACAAAAAAAAAATGAAATTAACTTTATTAATGATTATTTTGCTATCGTTTATTGCATGTTCAAAGCATAATAAATTCGCTTATAATTCCGTAAGAGAAGAATACCCGCATTTGTTATGCAGAGAAAACGTTTCAAATAGTCTTACAACCTTTGAAGGTGCATGCTCCTTAAATAAGCCCATATTTTTAACTGAAGCAATAAATATAGCCATCAAAAATAATCCTGATGTCCAAATGGCTTATGCAAGAATAAATAGAACTCAAGCTATGCTGGATCAGGCAAATTCTTTATTTATGCCTTATATCGGACTGTATTCGTCCTATATGCAAGGAGATGCTCCATCTGCATATCTTTTTAAAAAAATTGATCAAAGAATGCTCCAAACAAATAATTTTAATGATCCTGGCTGGTTTGAAAATTTTGAGTCCGGCGGTAAAGTCATGGTAAACCTTTTTAATGGCGGTAAAAATATTATCGACAAAAAAAAGGCTAAAAACGGACTTGAAATTTCTATTCTTGATAAGCAATCTGTAGAAAACGAACTAATTTCATCATTAACTCAAACTTATTATGATTATTTTGCCGCTCAGGAATATATAAAAATATCTGAAGAATCTGTTGAAACTGTGCTTGCTCAATTAAAAGTTATGAAGGTAAAATTTGAGGGAGGAGGAGCTTTAAAGTCCGATATTTTATCCCTTGAAGTTAGACTTGCAGAAGCAAAAGAAGAAGTCGTGAAAAGCAAAAATCGTTTAAAAATGATTCATGCAGCATTTGCAAATCTTATTGGTGTAAGCCCTGATACTGAAATAACCATAATAAAAGAAGATATTAAATCTTTTAAAGTGCCAGAACTTTATAGTGAAGGCATGATTTATGCCCTTGAAAATAGGCCTGAACTTGAAAGCGTAAAAAAACAGGTTGTTATGGCGAGAATGGAAATAGAATCGGCTAAAACTCAATATTTACCAAAAATAAATCTTCAAGGAAATTATTATTACGATGATCCTGACATGCAATATAGTAATAGTAGAAAAAACTGGACTGTTGGATTTCAAATGGATTGGGATTTATTCACAGGTTTTTCAACAAAGGCTGAAACAAAAAAAGCGTTAGCTATGCTTGAAGAGGCTTTTGGAGCTAATCGTAAAGTTCTTTTAGGAATAAGACTTGATGTAAAAAATTCTTACTTAAAAAAAGAAGAAGCAGAAGAAAGACAAAAGGTTGCAAAACAGAGTGTTGTAATGGCAGAAGAATCATTAAGTCTTGTAAAAAAGCAGTATGAAGGTGGCTCAGTGTCTGTAACTCGTTATCTTGAAGCTGAACTCGCAAAAAATACTTCGATGATAAGAGCTACTGCTTCTTTTTATGATCGAGAAAAATCCATTGCCGATATTGCAAGAGCTATTGGTTTTTTAGGAAAAACATTTAATCAAACTTTGGGGAAGTAA
- a CDS encoding molybdenum cofactor guanylyltransferase, with product MKKKCSGIILAGGLSKRLDGANKAFLQVGGKKIIDILYNLMQPLFDDLILVTNDPVSYEYLNMLIVSDAYDVRSSLTGIHAGLLFAKNDYSFFTACDAPFLKKEVIELLLESIDSKIDVIIPSTAAGLEPLCSIYSKRCLRPIERNIYNNTFKIQNFFKDVKVKKIPEEKIREKDPELLSFFNVNYLEKIKEADEKYLEINKML from the coding sequence ATGAAAAAAAAATGTAGCGGAATAATTCTTGCTGGAGGTTTGAGCAAACGTCTTGATGGAGCAAATAAAGCTTTTCTCCAAGTCGGAGGCAAAAAAATAATCGATATTCTTTATAATTTGATGCAACCATTATTTGACGATTTGATACTTGTTACTAACGATCCTGTATCCTATGAGTATCTTAACATGTTAATTGTTTCTGATGCCTATGATGTTAGAAGCTCTTTGACAGGCATTCACGCTGGACTTCTTTTTGCAAAAAATGATTATTCTTTTTTTACAGCCTGTGATGCGCCTTTTTTAAAAAAAGAAGTAATTGAACTACTTTTAGAATCCATTGATTCAAAAATTGACGTGATTATTCCTTCTACTGCTGCAGGATTAGAACCTCTTTGTTCAATATATTCAAAACGTTGTTTACGGCCTATTGAACGCAATATCTATAATAACACATTTAAAATACAAAATTTTTTTAAAGATGTTAAAGTAAAAAAAATACCTGAAGAAAAAATTCGCGAAAAAGACCCTGAGCTTCTTTCTTTTTTTAATGTAAATTATCTTGAAAAAATAAAAGAAGCTGATGAAAAATATTTAGAAATTAATAAAATGCTTTAA
- a CDS encoding ABC transporter permease, with translation MIERLKRMLIKEFLQMLRDPRMRVVIFGIPVIQMMIMAFALTTDVTKIRTAILDMDKTPSSRELISDFTAGGYFHILQYLNSDKELASLLDKGTVRAIINIPSGFEKDIIGGQTAKVQIITDGSDSNSTAIVVGYANGIINSYSNKKLIGRLYKAGIKEPPVQIETVMRAWFNKNQESKYYYVPSLIAAMLFIFSLLLTSIGIVKEKEIGTIEQVMVTPIRKIEFILGKTIPYIITGYITMTIMLCVAMIVFGVRIKGNIFLLYGLTGIYLCGNMGIALIISASASTQQQALLTSFLILMPGVMLSGFMFPIKNMPDIIQYATYLNPMRWYLEVLRGIVMKGIGIKILWPAVLCQSILAVTFIILASARFRKTLS, from the coding sequence ATGATTGAACGTCTAAAAAGAATGTTAATAAAAGAATTTTTACAAATGCTCAGGGATCCTCGAATGCGTGTTGTAATTTTCGGCATTCCGGTTATTCAAATGATGATAATGGCGTTTGCTTTAACAACAGATGTAACTAAAATACGCACAGCTATCCTTGATATGGATAAAACGCCTTCATCAAGGGAACTTATAAGCGATTTTACTGCTGGAGGCTATTTTCATATTTTGCAATATTTAAATTCTGATAAAGAGCTCGCATCATTGCTTGATAAAGGTACTGTTAGAGCAATAATTAATATTCCATCTGGCTTTGAAAAGGATATTATCGGAGGACAAACTGCTAAAGTTCAAATAATAACTGATGGTTCAGACAGCAATTCCACAGCAATAGTTGTTGGATATGCCAATGGAATTATAAACAGTTATTCTAATAAAAAATTAATCGGAAGACTTTACAAAGCCGGGATAAAAGAACCTCCAGTCCAGATTGAAACAGTTATGAGGGCATGGTTTAATAAAAATCAGGAAAGTAAATATTATTATGTGCCGTCACTTATAGCTGCAATGCTTTTTATTTTTAGCCTGCTCTTAACAAGCATAGGCATTGTTAAAGAAAAAGAAATCGGAACAATAGAACAAGTTATGGTAACTCCTATACGAAAAATAGAATTTATTTTAGGAAAAACTATCCCCTATATTATTACCGGCTACATTACTATGACTATAATGCTTTGCGTTGCTATGATTGTTTTTGGAGTTCGGATAAAAGGCAATATTTTTCTTCTTTATGGACTTACAGGTATATATTTATGCGGGAATATGGGAATTGCACTAATAATAAGCGCAAGTGCATCAACACAGCAACAAGCTCTTTTGACGAGTTTTCTTATATTAATGCCTGGCGTTATGCTTAGCGGATTTATGTTTCCAATAAAAAACATGCCCGATATTATTCAATATGCTACTTATTTAAATCCAATGCGCTGGTATCTTGAAGTTTTAAGGGGCATTGTTATGAAAGGAATAGGTATAAAAATTCTATGGCCGGCAGTCCTTTGTCAAAGTATTCTTGCCGTTACGTTTATAATTTTGGCTTCGGCTCGCTTTAGAAAAACTTTGTCGTAA
- the gdhA gene encoding NADP-specific glutamate dehydrogenase has product MTDIMNYIASKDPYEKEFHQAVYEVIEAVKPVLERNPEYVNNAVLERIIEPERVIIFRVPWMDDQGKIHVNRGFRVEMNSALGPYKGGLRFHPSVSLSILKFLAFEQVFKNALTTLPMGGGKGGSDFDPKGKSDNEVMRFCQSFMAELYRHIGHNTDIPAGDIGVGAREIGFLFGMYKKLKNEFTGVLTGKSLAWGGSLIRPEATGYGCVYFACEMLSLKNDSIKGKICLVSGSGNVAQYATEKIIELGGKVVTLSDSSGYIFDEEGINSDKLAFIKRLKNIKRGRIKEYAEKYTKAVYTETNSSLDSNPLWNHKADCAFPCATQNEINEKDAKNLINNGIFLVCEGANMPSIPSAIDIFIENNILYAPGKASNAGGVAVSGLEMAQNSMRISWPKEEVDNRLKMIMKNIHKTCVDASLEYHEHINYVAGANIAGFLKVVNAMLDQGVV; this is encoded by the coding sequence ATGACGGACATAATGAATTACATTGCTTCAAAAGACCCTTATGAAAAAGAATTTCACCAAGCAGTATATGAAGTAATTGAGGCTGTAAAACCTGTTTTGGAACGAAATCCTGAATATGTAAATAATGCCGTATTGGAACGAATCATAGAGCCTGAAAGAGTTATAATTTTCCGAGTTCCATGGATGGATGACCAAGGAAAAATTCATGTGAATAGAGGTTTCAGAGTTGAAATGAACAGCGCATTGGGTCCATATAAAGGAGGACTTAGGTTTCATCCGTCGGTAAGTTTAAGCATATTAAAATTTTTAGCGTTTGAGCAGGTATTTAAAAACGCATTAACTACGCTTCCCATGGGCGGAGGTAAAGGCGGTTCAGATTTTGACCCAAAAGGAAAATCCGATAATGAAGTAATGAGATTTTGCCAAAGTTTTATGGCTGAACTTTATAGACATATAGGACATAATACCGATATCCCAGCTGGTGATATTGGAGTCGGAGCAAGGGAAATTGGTTTTTTATTTGGAATGTATAAAAAGTTAAAAAATGAATTTACCGGAGTTCTAACTGGAAAAAGTCTTGCATGGGGAGGCAGCCTTATTCGTCCTGAAGCTACGGGATATGGTTGCGTTTATTTTGCGTGTGAAATGCTATCTTTAAAAAATGACTCTATTAAAGGTAAAATATGCTTAGTTTCTGGTTCAGGTAATGTCGCCCAATATGCTACCGAAAAAATAATAGAGCTTGGCGGAAAAGTAGTTACTCTTTCAGATTCATCTGGATATATATTTGATGAAGAAGGCATAAATAGTGATAAACTCGCTTTTATAAAAAGGCTTAAAAATATAAAGAGGGGACGCATTAAGGAATATGCAGAGAAATATACTAAAGCGGTTTATACAGAAACGAACTCGTCTTTAGATTCTAATCCTCTATGGAACCATAAAGCTGATTGCGCTTTTCCATGCGCTACTCAAAATGAGATAAACGAAAAAGACGCTAAAAATTTAATAAATAATGGAATATTTTTAGTTTGTGAAGGAGCGAATATGCCTTCGATTCCGAGCGCTATTGATATTTTTATCGAAAATAATATATTATATGCTCCTGGTAAGGCTTCAAATGCGGGAGGAGTTGCGGTTTCAGGACTTGAAATGGCTCAAAACAGCATGAGGATAAGCTGGCCTAAAGAAGAAGTAGATAATCGTCTTAAAATGATTATGAAAAATATTCATAAAACATGTGTCGATGCTTCTTTAGAATATCATGAGCATATAAATTATGTAGCTGGTGCTAATATAGCTGGCTTTTTAAAAGTAGTTAATGCAATGCTTGATCAAGGAGTTGTTTAA
- a CDS encoding rubredoxin — MSKYKCTVCGYIYDPTKGDPDNGIEPGTKFEDLSDDWQCPVCGADKQDFEQM; from the coding sequence ATGTCTAAATACAAATGTACTGTATGTGGTTATATTTATGACCCTACAAAAGGAGATCCTGATAACGGAATAGAACCAGGTACAAAATTTGAGGATTTATCAGATGATTGGCAATGTCCTGTTTGCGGTGCAGATAAACAAGACTTTGAACAGATGTAA
- a CDS encoding enoyl-CoA hydratase/isomerase family protein yields the protein MQFNEILFEIKDNIAVLTLNRPDIRNAITGSEIISEIETACKLVNEDLNIKVLIITAKDPAFSSGGNIKDMLSKKGMFEGSSMQVMENYRKNIQRIPIALTNIEIPLIAAVNGPAIGAGLDMALMCDMRVASKKAKFGETFLNIGLIPGDGGAYFLPKVVGMAKACELTFTGDIIDAEEAIKIGLINYVVEHDRLMEKTYEIAGKIAVKPAFALRMTKRLLYMDKPLKYVLEQSAAYQALCHTTKEHEEALLKMLKK from the coding sequence ATGCAATTCAATGAAATTTTATTTGAAATAAAAGATAATATAGCCGTATTAACCCTTAATAGACCTGACATTAGGAACGCTATTACTGGCTCTGAAATTATCAGCGAAATTGAAACAGCCTGTAAATTAGTTAATGAAGATTTAAATATTAAAGTTCTAATAATTACAGCTAAAGACCCCGCCTTTTCATCGGGAGGTAATATAAAAGATATGTTATCTAAAAAAGGTATGTTTGAAGGAAGCTCAATGCAGGTTATGGAAAATTATCGAAAAAATATACAACGAATTCCAATAGCATTGACAAATATTGAAATTCCTTTAATTGCAGCAGTAAACGGGCCAGCAATAGGCGCAGGGCTTGATATGGCTCTAATGTGTGATATGCGAGTGGCTTCTAAAAAAGCCAAGTTTGGAGAAACTTTTTTAAATATAGGCTTAATTCCAGGAGATGGGGGAGCATATTTTTTGCCTAAAGTTGTTGGTATGGCGAAAGCTTGTGAATTAACGTTCACAGGAGATATCATAGATGCTGAAGAAGCCATCAAAATTGGCCTTATAAATTATGTTGTTGAACATGATAGACTTATGGAAAAAACGTATGAAATTGCTGGTAAAATAGCTGTCAAGCCTGCCTTTGCCTTAAGAATGACGAAACGTCTTTTATATATGGACAAGCCCCTTAAGTATGTCCTTGAGCAATCAGCCGCTTATCAAGCATTATGCCATACTACTAAAGAGCATGAAGAAGCTTTATTGAAAATGCTTAAAAAATAG
- a CDS encoding flavodoxin domain-containing protein produces the protein MRTVKILEGIYNIGVIDWNIRDFHGYSTHQGTTYNAFLILGEKNILIDTVKKDFSDQLIENISKIIDPKKIDCVISNHTEMDHSGSLPRVMHKIGEEKPLYCSKMGEKNLKKHFSQNWNYKPVESGEELKIGDKTFLFLETRMLHWPDSMITYLKEEKILFSSDAFGQHYAGSENFDDEINEKIMPHAKKYFVNILLPFSALILKLIEKIAASGLEFKMICPDHGIVWRQNPQQIIDVYKTWAEQIPQRKASVIYDTMWHSTEKMAESIVSGLLEEGIDAKPLKLRNTDRSDIMVDVMDSKAVIIGSPTLNNGLFPSVADFLTYMKGLKPKFKIGCGFGSYGWSGEAVKLINDELSAMKFDVIDNCPRIQYVPDNTGIQECIEFGKKIGLLIKESV, from the coding sequence ATGAGAACAGTAAAAATACTGGAAGGAATTTATAACATAGGAGTTATAGACTGGAACATTAGAGATTTTCATGGATATTCTACCCATCAAGGAACAACATATAATGCTTTTCTTATCCTTGGAGAAAAAAATATTCTTATTGATACTGTAAAAAAAGATTTTTCAGACCAGTTAATAGAAAATATTTCTAAAATAATTGATCCGAAAAAAATTGACTGCGTAATTAGTAATCATACAGAAATGGATCATTCTGGAAGTCTTCCAAGGGTTATGCATAAAATTGGAGAAGAAAAACCGTTATATTGCTCCAAAATGGGCGAAAAAAATTTAAAAAAACATTTTTCCCAAAATTGGAATTATAAGCCTGTTGAAAGCGGAGAAGAATTAAAAATTGGAGATAAAACCTTTCTTTTTCTTGAAACAAGAATGCTTCATTGGCCTGATAGCATGATAACTTATCTTAAAGAAGAAAAAATTCTCTTTTCAAGCGACGCTTTTGGACAGCATTACGCCGGGTCTGAAAATTTCGATGACGAAATAAACGAAAAAATAATGCCCCATGCAAAAAAATATTTCGTTAATATTCTTCTTCCTTTTTCAGCACTTATATTAAAATTAATAGAAAAAATAGCAGCAAGCGGGCTTGAATTTAAAATGATTTGCCCTGATCACGGAATAGTCTGGAGACAAAATCCCCAGCAAATTATTGATGTTTATAAAACTTGGGCGGAACAAATACCCCAACGTAAGGCATCCGTTATTTATGATACAATGTGGCATAGCACTGAAAAAATGGCAGAATCAATAGTATCAGGTCTTTTAGAAGAAGGCATAGATGCAAAACCTTTAAAGCTGCGAAATACTGATAGAAGCGATATTATGGTAGATGTTATGGACTCGAAAGCAGTAATTATAGGTTCGCCTACACTTAATAATGGTTTATTTCCGAGTGTTGCCGATTTTTTAACTTATATGAAGGGACTTAAGCCTAAATTTAAAATCGGATGCGGTTTTGGATCCTATGGTTGGAGCGGTGAAGCTGTTAAATTAATTAATGACGAGCTTTCCGCAATGAAATTCGATGTTATTGATAACTGTCCGAGAATTCAATATGTGCCTGATAATACAGGTATCCAAGAATGCATTGAATTTGGAAAAAAAATAGGTTTATTAATAAAGGAGTCTGTATGA
- a CDS encoding nitroreductase family protein, with product MQDLMEVIKGRRSVRKFQDKEIPDDILNNVFEAAKWSQSWANTQCWEIIVIKSNDIKKKLQTAITDKNPAFKAIGAAPIILGICAKLNSSGYYKGIVTTKFGDWFMFDMGLLCQNICLSAHCFGLGSVIVGLFDHDKAKEVLKVKEGYELVTLIPIGYPEKIPSAPNRKEIKDFVHYDVF from the coding sequence ATGCAAGACTTAATGGAAGTTATAAAAGGAAGACGAAGTGTTCGCAAATTTCAAGATAAGGAAATTCCAGATGATATCCTGAACAATGTATTTGAAGCTGCAAAGTGGTCTCAATCATGGGCTAATACTCAATGTTGGGAAATCATAGTTATTAAAAGTAACGATATAAAAAAAAAGCTGCAAACCGCTATTACAGATAAAAATCCAGCTTTTAAAGCAATTGGTGCAGCTCCAATTATTCTTGGTATTTGTGCAAAATTAAATAGTTCTGGTTATTATAAAGGGATTGTAACAACGAAATTCGGAGACTGGTTCATGTTTGATATGGGCTTATTATGTCAAAATATTTGTCTTTCTGCCCATTGTTTTGGATTAGGCTCAGTAATTGTAGGCTTATTCGATCATGATAAAGCAAAAGAAGTATTAAAAGTAAAGGAAGGTTATGAGCTTGTAACTTTAATACCTATAGGATATCCTGAAAAAATTCCTTCAGCTCCAAATCGCAAAGAAATAAAAGATTTTGTTCATTATGATGTATTCTAA
- a CDS encoding ferredoxin, translating into MKKPAVNLSECVQCGICQDLAPLVFKINEMGYVEIKELSAYPESEINECIKNCPTKCINWEDV; encoded by the coding sequence ATGAAAAAACCCGCCGTAAATCTTAGTGAATGTGTTCAGTGCGGTATATGTCAAGATTTAGCTCCACTTGTTTTTAAAATAAACGAGATGGGCTACGTAGAAATTAAAGAACTATCAGCCTATCCAGAATCTGAAATTAATGAATGCATTAAAAATTGTCCAACTAAATGTATAAACTGGGAAGATGTATAA
- a CDS encoding ABC transporter ATP-binding protein, with translation MKEKIAAIKSQNLTKKFGDITAVDNLNFDIYPGEIFGLVGPDGAGKSTTLRMLSSIMDPTDGKAWIAGYDTINQAESVKEHLAYMSQRFALYPDLTVNENINFYADIYGVPKKNRENRINDLLDFSHMGPFKKRKAGALSGGMKQKLQLVCALIHTPKVLLLDEPTNGVDPVSRRDFWRILYKLLKENVCILVTTAYLDEAERCNRVGLLDHGKLFAVGSPNEIKKLMNGRIVTIRSAHARKINKLLRKEFSNCQSVNVFGDTVHVVCKDIENMEAMSHSLIKKANLDYDEMKESIPTLEDVFVNVLAQNNKIDDSSNNDSNMAPLIINNRQKNGIAVKVENLTRRFGDFIAVNNVSFQVSSGEIFGFLGPNGAGKSTTIRMLCGLLEPSDGNGIVSGFNVRTQPEKIKQNIGYMSQKFSLYEDLTVEENIDFYGGIYGLTGKKLKTRKSWAINMAGLKDHSKSLTKILSGGWKQRLALACAILHEPPIIFLDEPTSGVDPLSRRRFWDLIYEMAEHGITIFVTTHYMEEAEYCDRIALIYGGNMIALGTPIELKTKLMQDIIIDIRCSSPQDIIEELAKLPEIRDAALFGAGIHIVTDDALKTEKAIEIKLKELGKSIDSMEKIMPGMEDVFVSLIENVDRKANQKKGRI, from the coding sequence ATGAAGGAAAAAATAGCAGCTATTAAATCACAAAATTTAACAAAAAAATTCGGTGATATTACAGCCGTAGATAATCTTAATTTTGATATTTATCCTGGAGAAATATTTGGACTTGTTGGGCCTGATGGTGCTGGGAAATCAACAACGCTACGTATGCTTTCAAGCATTATGGATCCTACAGACGGCAAAGCTTGGATTGCAGGGTATGATACCATAAATCAAGCAGAGTCTGTTAAAGAACATTTAGCATATATGAGCCAAAGATTCGCCCTTTATCCTGACCTTACTGTAAATGAAAATATTAATTTTTATGCGGATATTTACGGAGTTCCCAAAAAAAATAGAGAAAATAGAATAAACGATCTTCTTGATTTTAGCCACATGGGACCATTTAAAAAAAGAAAAGCTGGAGCCCTTTCAGGCGGAATGAAACAAAAACTCCAGCTTGTTTGCGCTCTTATTCATACTCCGAAAGTTTTGCTTTTAGATGAGCCTACAAATGGAGTTGACCCTGTCAGCAGAAGAGATTTCTGGAGAATCCTCTATAAGCTTTTAAAAGAAAACGTGTGTATTCTTGTTACAACTGCATACCTTGACGAAGCTGAACGATGTAATCGAGTAGGTCTTTTAGATCATGGAAAATTGTTTGCTGTTGGCTCTCCAAATGAAATTAAAAAATTAATGAACGGCAGAATAGTTACCATAAGAAGCGCCCATGCAAGGAAAATAAATAAACTACTTCGGAAAGAATTTTCTAACTGTCAAAGTGTAAATGTTTTTGGAGATACGGTTCATGTGGTTTGCAAAGATATTGAAAACATGGAAGCAATGTCCCATAGCCTTATAAAAAAAGCAAATCTTGATTATGACGAAATGAAAGAATCTATTCCTACTCTTGAAGATGTGTTTGTAAACGTTTTGGCTCAAAACAATAAAATTGACGATAGCTCTAATAATGATTCAAATATGGCTCCCTTAATAATCAATAATCGTCAGAAAAATGGAATTGCTGTTAAAGTAGAAAATCTCACCCGTAGATTTGGTGATTTTATCGCTGTTAATAATGTAAGTTTTCAAGTTTCAAGCGGAGAGATATTTGGTTTTTTAGGACCTAATGGAGCTGGTAAAAGCACGACAATAAGAATGCTTTGCGGGCTTTTAGAACCAAGCGATGGCAATGGCATTGTATCTGGCTTTAATGTTAGAACCCAGCCTGAAAAAATTAAACAGAATATAGGCTATATGAGTCAAAAATTTTCCTTATATGAAGACCTTACAGTTGAAGAAAATATTGATTTTTACGGTGGAATTTATGGATTAACTGGAAAAAAACTTAAAACCCGCAAATCTTGGGCAATAAATATGGCTGGACTTAAAGACCATAGTAAAAGCCTTACTAAAATTTTAAGCGGAGGCTGGAAACAAAGACTCGCCCTTGCTTGCGCTATTCTCCATGAGCCGCCTATAATCTTTCTTGATGAGCCCACAAGTGGAGTTGATCCATTAAGCAGACGGCGGTTTTGGGATCTTATTTATGAAATGGCTGAACATGGCATAACCATATTCGTTACGACACATTATATGGAAGAAGCTGAATATTGCGATAGAATTGCATTAATTTATGGCGGCAACATGATAGCGTTAGGAACCCCCATTGAGCTTAAAACAAAATTGATGCAGGACATAATAATTGATATTAGATGTTCAAGCCCCCAAGATATTATTGAGGAATTAGCCAAGTTACCTGAAATAAGAGATGCAGCGCTATTTGGAGCAGGCATTCATATTGTTACAGACGATGCTCTAAAGACTGAAAAAGCAATTGAAATTAAGCTTAAAGAGCTTGGAAAAAGCATAGACAGCATGGAAAAAATAATGCCGGGTATGGAAGACGTATTTGTTTCCCTGATTGAAAATGTTGATCGTAAAGCGAATCAAAAAAAAGGGAGGATATAA
- a CDS encoding ABC transporter permease, whose product MNLTRFMAVARKEFIHIFRDWRSLVLAIAIPIILIFLFGYALTLDLQNVQTAVWDQSRTPESRDLISLFDASPYFTIVDFYDSYRDVQMSIDKGKAIVAIVIPSNFAEKVRANKPVKIQVIGDGSDANTSRLAISYAATIGMIYAQNIGAKQMQIMGKGEFSQPVELVQRSWYNPDLRSQNVIIPGIIAIVMIVIAAMLTSVTVAREWESGTMEQLISTPLRGPELIFGKVVPYFIIGMTDVTIAVIMGKWLFDVPIAGNAGLLFAMSALFLTGALFFGMTLSIALKSQVLANQIAIVAGFMPTLVLSGFVFAIENMPIPIQCLTYIVPARYFIAIIRGIYMKGIGLEILWLNVLLLSVYAAIMIILSNRKLKFKLE is encoded by the coding sequence ATGAATTTAACACGCTTTATGGCAGTTGCAAGAAAAGAATTTATTCATATTTTTCGAGACTGGCGAAGTCTTGTGCTTGCAATCGCAATTCCTATAATATTAATTTTTCTTTTCGGCTATGCTTTAACTCTTGACCTTCAAAATGTGCAGACAGCAGTATGGGATCAATCTCGAACACCTGAAAGCAGGGATTTGATCAGCCTTTTTGATGCTTCTCCATATTTTACCATAGTAGATTTTTATGACAGCTATAGAGATGTTCAGATGTCCATTGATAAAGGAAAAGCAATAGTCGCTATTGTAATACCAAGCAATTTCGCCGAAAAAGTGAGAGCAAACAAGCCAGTTAAAATACAGGTTATTGGCGATGGAAGTGATGCAAATACATCTCGCCTTGCAATTTCATATGCCGCTACTATAGGGATGATTTACGCGCAAAATATCGGTGCAAAGCAAATGCAAATTATGGGAAAAGGTGAATTTTCTCAGCCTGTCGAGTTAGTTCAGCGTTCTTGGTACAATCCAGATTTAAGAAGCCAGAATGTTATTATACCCGGTATAATTGCAATTGTAATGATAGTTATTGCTGCTATGCTTACAAGCGTAACAGTTGCTCGCGAATGGGAAAGCGGAACTATGGAGCAGCTTATAAGCACTCCACTTAGGGGGCCTGAATTAATTTTCGGTAAGGTTGTGCCTTATTTTATTATAGGCATGACAGATGTAACTATTGCCGTTATTATGGGAAAATGGCTTTTTGATGTTCCTATCGCTGGTAATGCTGGCCTTCTTTTCGCCATGTCAGCATTATTTCTTACAGGAGCTCTATTTTTTGGTATGACTCTCAGTATTGCTTTGAAATCTCAGGTTTTGGCGAATCAAATCGCAATTGTTGCTGGTTTTATGCCTACTCTTGTTTTGAGTGGTTTTGTATTTGCAATTGAAAATATGCCTATACCTATTCAATGTTTAACATATATTGTGCCGGCTCGTTATTTTATAGCCATAATTCGAGGTATTTACATGAAAGGTATAGGACTTGAAATTCTTTGGCTTAATGTTCTTCTTCTTAGTGTTTATGCAGCTATAATGATAATTTTATCAAATCGTAAGCTTAAATTTAAATTGGAGTAA